The following proteins come from a genomic window of Diadema setosum chromosome 20, eeDiaSeto1, whole genome shotgun sequence:
- the LOC140243233 gene encoding pituitary tumor-transforming gene 1 protein-interacting protein-like isoform X3: protein MDKTRSFFIFALSLCFAIVLIEAATQPTTTITPEEECSRLNASCDDCVKAPKAKCYYCLSTKQCSLYPASDILPNKECPLSEARWGTCLINFEALIISMSVIAGMILIGVPCCIYCCCCRGSGNKAKWAREDAKTERQKEERRMKHEQKKAERKAKNDEIRRKYGLHVDPSST from the exons ATGGATAAAACGAGGAGTTTCTTCATATTCGCGCTGTCATTGTGTTTCGCCATTGTTCTTATAGAAGCAGCTACACAACCAACAACCACAATAACTCCAGAAGAAG AGTGCAGTCGTCTGAATGCTAGCTGTGATGACTGTGTCAAAGCACCAAAAGCAAAA TGCTACTACTGCTTGTCTACCAAGCAGTGCTCTCTGTACCCAGCTTCAGACATCCTGCCCAACAAAGAGTGTCCTCTTAGTGAGGCAAGATGGGGCACCTGTTTGA TCAACTTTGAGGCCCTGATTATCAGCATGAGTGTGATAGCTGGTATGATTCTAATTGGAGTGCCGTGTTGCAtctactgctgctgctgtagAGGCTCAGGAAACAAAGCCAA ATGGGCTCGAGAAGACGCcaagacagagagacagaaggaAGAAAGGAGGATGAAACATGAACAGAA GAAAGCAGAGCGCAAGGCCAAGAATGACGAGATAAGGCGTAAATATG GCTTGCATGTCGACCCATCATCCACCTGA
- the LOC140243233 gene encoding pituitary tumor-transforming gene 1 protein-interacting protein-like isoform X2 — protein sequence MDKTRSFFIFALSLCFAIVLIEAATQPTTTITPEEECSRLNASCDDCVKAPKAKCYYCLSTKQCSLYPASDILPNKECPLSEARWGTCLINFEALIISMSVIAGMILIGVPCCIYCCCCRGSGNKAKWAREDAKTERQKEERRMKHEQKKAERKAKNDEIRRKYGLMKDDEGSYHKFGEE from the exons ATGGATAAAACGAGGAGTTTCTTCATATTCGCGCTGTCATTGTGTTTCGCCATTGTTCTTATAGAAGCAGCTACACAACCAACAACCACAATAACTCCAGAAGAAG AGTGCAGTCGTCTGAATGCTAGCTGTGATGACTGTGTCAAAGCACCAAAAGCAAAA TGCTACTACTGCTTGTCTACCAAGCAGTGCTCTCTGTACCCAGCTTCAGACATCCTGCCCAACAAAGAGTGTCCTCTTAGTGAGGCAAGATGGGGCACCTGTTTGA TCAACTTTGAGGCCCTGATTATCAGCATGAGTGTGATAGCTGGTATGATTCTAATTGGAGTGCCGTGTTGCAtctactgctgctgctgtagAGGCTCAGGAAACAAAGCCAA ATGGGCTCGAGAAGACGCcaagacagagagacagaaggaAGAAAGGAGGATGAAACATGAACAGAA GAAAGCAGAGCGCAAGGCCAAGAATGACGAGATAAGGCGTAAATATG GTTTGATGAAGGACGATGAGGGCTCGTATCACAAATTTGGTGAAGAGTAA
- the LOC140243233 gene encoding pituitary tumor-transforming gene 1 protein-interacting protein-like isoform X1, with amino-acid sequence MDKTRSFFIFALSLCFAIVLIEAATQPTTTITPEEECSRLNASCDDCVKAPKAKCYYCLSTKQCSLYPASDILPNKECPLSEARWGTCLINFEALIISMSVIAGMILIGVPCCIYCCCCRGSGNKAKWAREDAKTERQKEERRMKHEQKKAERKAKNDEIRRKYGLLKNEEESDSLYAEDV; translated from the exons ATGGATAAAACGAGGAGTTTCTTCATATTCGCGCTGTCATTGTGTTTCGCCATTGTTCTTATAGAAGCAGCTACACAACCAACAACCACAATAACTCCAGAAGAAG AGTGCAGTCGTCTGAATGCTAGCTGTGATGACTGTGTCAAAGCACCAAAAGCAAAA TGCTACTACTGCTTGTCTACCAAGCAGTGCTCTCTGTACCCAGCTTCAGACATCCTGCCCAACAAAGAGTGTCCTCTTAGTGAGGCAAGATGGGGCACCTGTTTGA TCAACTTTGAGGCCCTGATTATCAGCATGAGTGTGATAGCTGGTATGATTCTAATTGGAGTGCCGTGTTGCAtctactgctgctgctgtagAGGCTCAGGAAACAAAGCCAA ATGGGCTCGAGAAGACGCcaagacagagagacagaaggaAGAAAGGAGGATGAAACATGAACAGAA GAAAGCAGAGCGCAAGGCCAAGAATGACGAGATAAGGCGTAAATATG GTCTGCTGAAGAATGAGGAAGAGAGTGACTCTCTCTATGCTGAGGATGTGTAG